In a single window of the Thermus amyloliquefaciens genome:
- a CDS encoding S-ribosylhomocysteine lyase: MAEVESFALDHTKVRAPYVRRAGRKRVGGGWVEKYDLRLAQPNREALPTASLHTLEHLLAGYLRDHLEGVIDLSPMGCRTGFYLVVEGPLEEEEVLVAWERALRDVLLHEGPVPGAGFRECGNYRDHDLPGAKAWAEKVLRQGLRVQKTIPLEGR; the protein is encoded by the coding sequence ATGGCCGAGGTGGAGAGCTTTGCCCTGGACCACACCAAGGTAAGGGCCCCCTACGTGCGGCGGGCGGGGAGGAAAAGGGTGGGGGGCGGCTGGGTGGAGAAGTACGACCTGCGCCTGGCCCAGCCCAACCGGGAGGCCCTCCCCACCGCCAGCCTGCACACCCTCGAGCACCTGCTGGCGGGCTACCTGCGGGACCACCTGGAGGGGGTCATTGACCTTTCCCCCATGGGGTGCCGCACGGGGTTTTACCTGGTGGTGGAAGGCCCCCTGGAGGAGGAAGAGGTGTTGGTGGCCTGGGAGCGGGCCCTGAGGGATGTCCTCCTGCACGAGGGACCCGTGCCGGGGGCGGGCTTCCGGGAGTGCGGCAACTACCGGGACCACGACCTCCCGGGGGCCAAGGCCTGGGCGGAGAAGGTGTTACGGCAAGGCCTTAGGGTGCAAAAGACCATCCCCTTGGAGGGCAGGTGA
- the guaA gene encoding glutamine-hydrolyzing GMP synthase, which yields MVLVLDFGSQYTRLIARRLRELRAFSLILPGNTPLEEALKHRPEALILSGGPNSVFDPQAPRPDPRLLRLGLPTLGICYGMQLLAQELGGKVERAGRAEYGKALLTRYQGPLFRGLKGEVQVWMSHQDAVTELPPGWRVAAETEENPVAAMEAPDGKAFAVQFHPEVAHTPKGMQILENFLELAGVRRDWTPEHVLESLLQEVQERVGQDRVLLAVSGGVDSSTLALLLAKAGVDHLAVFVDHGLLRLGEREEVEGALRALGVNLLVVEAKDRFLQALKGVEDPEEKRKIIGREFVEVFSQVARERGPFRFLAQGTLYPDVIESAGGHGAAKIKSHHNVGGLPEDLKFELLEPFRLLFKDEVRELALLLGLPDPIRLRHPFPGPGLAVRILGEVTEEKLSILRQADDIFISLLKEWGLYGQVAQALAVLTPVRSVGVAGDERRYGYVLALRAVTTEDFMTADWARLPLDFLDEVARRIPRRVPEVGRVVYDLTSKPPATIEWE from the coding sequence ATGGTCTTGGTGCTGGACTTCGGCTCCCAGTACACGCGGCTCATCGCCAGGAGGCTTCGGGAACTGAGGGCCTTCTCCCTCATCCTGCCCGGGAACACCCCCCTGGAGGAGGCCCTGAAGCACAGGCCCGAGGCCCTGATCCTCTCCGGAGGGCCCAACAGCGTCTTTGACCCCCAAGCCCCCCGCCCCGACCCCAGGCTCCTCCGCCTGGGCCTCCCCACCCTGGGCATCTGCTACGGGATGCAGCTCCTGGCCCAGGAGCTTGGGGGCAAGGTGGAGCGGGCGGGGCGGGCGGAGTACGGCAAGGCCCTCCTCACCCGCTACCAGGGCCCCCTCTTCCGGGGCCTAAAGGGGGAGGTCCAGGTCTGGATGAGCCACCAAGACGCCGTGACCGAGCTTCCCCCGGGGTGGCGGGTAGCGGCGGAGACCGAGGAAAACCCCGTGGCCGCCATGGAGGCCCCCGACGGCAAGGCCTTCGCCGTGCAGTTCCACCCCGAGGTGGCCCACACCCCCAAGGGGATGCAGATCCTGGAAAACTTCCTGGAGCTTGCCGGGGTGAGGCGGGACTGGACCCCGGAGCACGTTCTGGAAAGCCTCCTCCAGGAGGTGCAAGAACGGGTGGGGCAGGACCGCGTCCTCCTGGCGGTCTCCGGGGGAGTGGACTCCAGCACCCTAGCCCTCCTCCTGGCCAAAGCGGGGGTGGACCACCTGGCGGTCTTCGTGGACCACGGCCTCCTGCGCCTGGGGGAGCGGGAGGAGGTGGAGGGGGCCCTTAGGGCCCTGGGGGTGAACCTCCTGGTGGTGGAGGCCAAGGACCGGTTTCTGCAAGCCCTAAAGGGGGTGGAGGATCCCGAGGAAAAGCGCAAGATCATCGGCCGGGAGTTCGTGGAGGTCTTCAGCCAGGTGGCCCGGGAAAGGGGCCCCTTCCGCTTCCTGGCCCAGGGCACCCTCTACCCCGACGTGATCGAGTCCGCCGGGGGGCATGGGGCGGCTAAGATCAAGAGCCACCACAACGTGGGCGGCCTCCCCGAGGACCTAAAGTTTGAGCTCCTGGAGCCCTTCCGCCTCCTCTTCAAGGACGAGGTGCGGGAGCTGGCCCTGCTTCTCGGCCTCCCCGACCCCATCCGCCTGCGCCACCCCTTCCCGGGACCGGGCCTGGCGGTGCGCATCCTGGGGGAGGTGACGGAGGAGAAGCTTTCCATCCTCCGCCAGGCGGACGACATCTTCATCAGCCTCCTCAAGGAGTGGGGCCTCTACGGACAGGTGGCCCAGGCCCTGGCGGTCCTCACCCCGGTGCGGAGCGTGGGGGTGGCGGGGGATGAGCGCCGCTACGGCTACGTCCTGGCCCTACGGGCGGTGACCACCGAGGACTTCATGACCGCGGACTGGGCCAGGCTCCCCCTGGACTTCCTGGACGAGGTGGCCAGGCGCATCCCCCGCCGGGTACCGGAGGTGGGGCGGGTGGTCTACGACCTCACCTCCAAACCCCCGGCCACCATAGAATGGGAGTGA